In Armatimonadota bacterium, the DNA window ATTCAATTTCTGCGGTTGTAAACCTCTGTCGGGCAGGCACGTAGCCTGCCAGAGGAAGCACCGACCAACTACGTGCCAGCAGTCGCGGTTCAGACGTAGGGTGCGAGCGTTGGCCAGTATCACTGGGCGTAAAGGGCGCCTAGGCGGCCAGGCAAGTCGGGCGTGAAATCCCCCAGCCCAACTGGGGAAGTGCGCTCGATACTGCTTGGCTTGAGGGCAGTAGAGGAGAGTGGAATTCCCGGTGTAGCGGTGAAATGCGTTGATATCGGGAGGAACACCAATGGCGAAGGCAGCTCTCTAGGCTGTTCCTGACGTTGAAGGCGCGAAAGCCAGGGGAGCGAACCGGTCTGGCCCCCGGGTAGTCCTGGCCCTAAACGATGGACACTTGTCCTGGGGGAGCTAGTTGGCAATTTAGTTCACTGGCTCAGAGCTATCTGAGTGATGAGCTAGTAAACTAAATAGCTTCGAACTCTCCCGGGGCGGAGCTTACGCGTTAAGTGTCCCGCCTGTGGAGTACGGCCGCAAGGCTGAAAATCATGGGAATTGGGGACGCCTGCACAAGCGGCTGAGCATGTGGCTTAATTGGACCCTGACCCAAGAACCTTACCAGGGCTGTCCGCATGCCTGAGGTTTCGGCCCAGCCGTTGGAAACAACGGCCGGTCGCCGACCTCCAGCCGTAGCAATGAATATTGTTTCGGTTTGCAAGCGGCGTGCGGACAAGGTGCTGAGTGGCTGTTGTCAGTCCGCGTCGTGAGATGTCCGGTTCACTCCGGGAGCGGACGAAACCCCACACCCCCTGTTGCTCCATTACCCGGGCAGAAAGCAATTTAAGGTTGTGAAAATCTAGTTTTCTCGGCCTCAAAATCGCAACTGCCCGGGGAGTTGAGCACTCTGGGGGAACCGCCGCCCTGCCCTTGGGGCGGGGTTGGAGGAAGGAGGGGACGACAGCGAGTCCGTGCGGCCCGCAAGCCCTGGGCCGCACACATGCTACAGTGGCCCGTACAATCGGCGACCCCGCGAGGGGGAGGCAATCCAAAAAGCGGGCCGTGGTTCGGATTGCAGTCTGCAACTCGACTGCATGAAGGTGGCCCATTGTGGGCGTCGCTAGTAACTGCCGGTCAGCGATACGGCGGTGAATACGTTCCCAGGCGTCCTTCATACCGCTAACCGCGTTCCGGCCGCGCGGGCCCGACCGAAGCCCTGTGTAGATGTGCTAGAAGGAAAGGCGGGGAAACTCTTCTCTTTCATCTTTTGCATGCTGACGGGGTTAGGCGGGCCCAACCGGCTGGACGTTGGAGTAGCAAGGCAACCGTACCGGAAGGTGCGGTTGGACTTTCTTAAAAGAAAAATAGGCCGGCTTGCCGGACCAAAGTAATTGCCTGCACCTTGACAATTGATTTTTGAGCGAGTGCCTGCAGAATGCAGACGAGGGCATACGGTGGATTCCTTGGTGGCCAGAGCCGATGAAGGACGTGGCAGACTGCGAAAAGCCTCGGGGAGCCGTCTGCAGGCTGTGATCCGGGGATTTCCGAATGGGGAAACCTGGCGCGGGTAATGCCGCGTCATCCCGGGCAAACCGGGAGGGGAACCGGGCGAACTGAAACATCTCAGTAACCCGAGGAAAAGAAAGCAAACGCGATTCCCTGAGTAGTGGCGAGCGAAACGGGAACAGCCTAAACCAAGCTATATCAAATGGAGGAATAATTTGCAGTTTGGAAAACCTTCCAACCTGCAAACCAAAGTTCCTAAATTTGAAATAGCTTGGGGTTGTGGGGCGGCGCAAGGAAGAGGGAAGCAAAGATTTCATTGTTTCCCTCCCTCTTCATCTTATAAAGGAGTTACAAATCCGGCTCTTAGCAGAAGAGACTTGGAACGGTCCGCCATAGAGGGTGATAGCCCCGTACGCGAAAAGAGTCGGACTCCTGCGCGCCGCCCCAAGTAACGCGGGACACGAGGAACCCTGCGTGAATCTGGGAGGACCACCTCCTAAGGCTAAATACTCCTGGCGACCGATAGTGAACCAGTACCGTGAGGGAAAGGTGAAAAGAACCCCGGAAGGGGAGTGAAATAGAACCTGAAACCGTATGCCCACAGCCGGTGGGAGCGGAAAAGTTGTCTGGGCATACCCAATGTTCGATAACTTTTCCGTGACCGCGTGCATTTTGGATAATGAGCCGGCGAGTTGCTGTCGGTGGCGAGGTTAATCCCGTTAATCACGGGAGGAGCCGTAGCGAAAGCGAGTCTGAATAGGGCGTATAGTCGCCGGCAGCAGACCCGAGGCCGGGCGATCTACCCATGGACAGGGCGAGGCCCCCCTTTTGGGGGCTCAGGCCCGAACCCGTTGGTGCTGCAATACCATGGGATGAGCTGTGGGTAGGGGTGAAATGCCAATCGAGCCCGGATCTAGCTGGTTCTCCGCGAAATGCATTTAGGTGCAGCCTCGGATGGTCGACTACGCAGGTAGAGCACTGGAGGGGGTAAGTTCGACGCCTCGAACCCAACCCAACCAAACTCCGAATGGCGTAGCCAAAAGTCCGGGAGTGGGGTTGCGGGATTTGCGACTCCGCAACCGAGAGGGGAACAACCCAGATCGCCAGCTAAGGTCCCAAAGTGCGAGCTAAGTGTTTGCAAAGGTGTGGGAAGGCATTGACGACCGGGATGTAGGCTTAGAAGCAGCCATCATCTAAGGAGTGCGTAATAGCTCACCGGTGGAGCCAACCTGCGCCGAAAATTAACGGGGCTAAGCTCGCCACCGAAGCTGTGGGGTTAGCTTCAGCTGAATAAATCTTGTATTGCAAAAGCTGATAGCTAACCGGTAGCGGAGCGTTCCCTGTGGGTTGAAGTTCGAGCGTAAGCTCGGGTGGACTGCAGGGAAGTGAGAATGCCGGCACGAGTAGCGCTAAGAAGGGTGAGAATCCCTTCCGCCGAAAGCCTAAGGTTTCCGAAGCAACGTTCGTCAGCTTCGGGTTAGCCGACCCTAAACCGAGGCCGAAAGGCGTAGGCGATGGATGGTCCGGTTAATATTCCGGCGCCACCGGGAAAACCTTGAGTGAATATTGTTCTCAACTTGTTTTGTTGTCGGAGGGACGCGGGTAGGCCAACTCGGGGCACGCTTGGAAGTGCACCCGGGAAGGCCGAACCGCCAAGAAAAGCTCCGACAGCCTTACCCGGTGACCGTACCGCAAACCGACACTGGTAGGTGAGGAGAGAATCCTCAGGCGTTCGGGAGAACTCTCGTCAAGGAATTCGGCAAACTGGCCCCGTAACTTCGGGAGAAGGGGTGCCCGGTTTGCCCTCACCCTTTCCTACGATGGCGTTCTTTAAGGGAATGACCGTTGGATGATTGGGTGAGGGCATTCACGGGCCGCAGTGGCCAGGTCTGGGCGACTGTTTACTAAAAACACAGGTGCCTGCCAAGGAGTAATCCGATGTATAGGTGCCGATGCCTGCCCAGTACCGGAGTACTAAGGAATCCTGTCCCGAAAGGGGCGGGAGACCGAACAACCGGCAAACGGCGGTCCGCGCCACATTAAATGGTGCGGACCCGAAGGTAGCGAAACTCCTCAGCGGATAATTTCCGCCATGCCGAACGGCGCAACGACCCAGACGCTGTCTCGACGAGGGACCCGGTGAAACTGAAGTGTCTGTTAGTATGCAGGCAACCCGCGGCGGGACGGGGAGTCCCCGGGAGCTTTACTGCAGCCTACTATTGGGTGTGCGCATCTATGAAAAGTAGGAGGAAAAGTTGATGTGGCCAATTCATTAAAATTGGTCATATTAACTTTTCCCTAAGGTTTGATACTGCCTTCAAGGTGCGCACACCCTAACCTCGCACCGGGCCTGAAGCCCGAGGGACAGTGGTAGGTGGGCAGTTTCGCTTGGTCGGCACCCTCCTAAAAGGTAACGGAGGGATCCAAAGGTCTCCTCAGCACGCTTGGAAACCGTGCGTTGAGCGCAAGGGTATAGAGGGGGCCTGACTGTGCGAGCCGCAACTCAAGCAGGGACGAAAGTCGGGCCTAGTGACGTGGTACTACCGTGTGGAAGGGGTACCGCGGCAACGGATAATGAGTTCCCCGGGAAAACAGGGCCGATCTCCCCCGATAGGCCACATTGACGGGGAGGCTTGGTGCCTCGTTTCCGGCTCATCGCATCCTGGGGCTGAAGGAGGTCCCAAGGGTTGGGTTAACAGCCCATTAAAGCGGTTTGTGAGCTAGAATTAGATCATCGCAAGATAGTTCAAGTCCTATCCGCCGTGGGCGCTGGAGACTTGAGGGGAGCTGCCCCTAGTACGAAAGGAACGGGGCGGGCCAACCTCTGGCGTACCGGTTGTCTCGCCAGGGGCATCGCCGGGTAGCTAAAGTTGGCTCGCGATAAGCGCTGAAAGCATCTAAGCGCGAAGCGCACCCCAAGACGAGGTCTCCTCAATAGGCCCCGGGTAGACTACCCGGTGATAGGCCGGAGGTGTAAGGACGGCAACGTCCTCAGCTTACCGGTACTAATAGGCCGAATGCATTCGCAGGCACTCGTTCTTAAGTCTTTTGTCACAACCTGCCAATTGACACCCTTAATTCCCAATGCTAGACTGCCTATAGAATGGCACGAATTTTCTTTGTCAGTCTTGCGATTTTTATTTTCGCCTGTTCGCTGTCTGCCCAGGAACAATGGCAGACTTTGAGGACCAGACACTTCCTCATTTACTACTCGCCCGGCGCAAGGTCCAAAGGGATAAGAGTGGCGAAAATTGGGGAACAATGGCATTCGGTGCTGTCCAAAAAGCTTGATTTTGACCCAGGTGGCGTAATACCTGTGTATCTTTATCCAAACCGCCGTGCATTCGCAGATGCAATTGGCGCAAAGCCAGATGAGAGCGTTGTCGGAATGGCTCACACCCGGACTTTGAAGGTTCGAATTGATGCCTCCAATACTTTAGCACGAATCGAGAGCATTGTACCTCATGAATTAGTACATGTTTTCCTTTCTCGGCGACTTAAGGCATTCACGCCGAGAATGCCTCTATGGATGCATGAAGGTCTGGCAAAATACTTAACCGGTGATTGGTCACCCGGCGATGCTGAACTTCTTAGAGAAATTGGCACCTCAGGTAGGATTATTCCTCTAAATAGGATCTCCCATGTATTCCCGCAGGATGAAAAACAGCGTGCAATTGCATACGTCGAAAGCTACTCAATAGTTAGTTTTATGGCAAAGAAATACGGTCCGGAATGCATTCCTGATTTCCTTGCCGAGCTTTCGGCGGGTAATCCTTTTCCTACAGCTCTCGAGTACAGCATCGGTGTCCGACCGGAAAAGCTGGAAGAAGAATGGCGGCAGTATCTTTGGGATGAGTATGGCCTTGACCGGTGGATTCGATTTGGGAGCGCAACCGTCTCGTTCTTGATGGCATTCTTTGCTATCCTTGCGTTCCGTGCTCGGCGGCTAATGAAGCGCCGAAAAGTAGCCGAATTGGAGGAGGAATTTCACGAGGAATATAAGTAAGTTTGAGGTTGGGAACCTATAGGTTTGTTTGTGCGTATTTCAGAAAGGCAATAATTGTAGTGGACCCACATCAAGAAGGAACGTCAGGGATGAAGACTCCTGAGTTGTGTGTGTGGAAAGCTAAATCTATTAAAAGAACAGTAGCAGTATTATTAGTATCGGCATTTCTTTCGACTTGGTCGTGGGCGCTATTTTCCCACATCCAATTAGATTGCTGTTCTCATAATGATCAATCATTCTGCGCAAGAGTAGATTCCAAACAATCGGTAATCTTACCCCAAGACAAGACGGCTCACGGACATGACCCGAGTTCCTGCCCGGCATGCTTGTTTCTGATGGCGGCAGGTTCTTATTGCTTATTTGCGGTCGGTTCGGTTGAATTTCCTGAATATGTCTCGCAAGCTTTCACTCATGGTTGGCAAGTATCGTTAGCGTTCAATATTTCCCCAACTAACCCCAGGGCTCCTCCTGCGTAGTCTTCCGATTTCAACTCGTATAAGTTGGCAAGCTAATTGGGAAGACTATTTTTAAGGAGGGACATTAATTGAATAGTTGCAAGCTCCTACTGTGCCTTTTCTTTCAATTCGTAGTTTTCCTGCCCGCTTTGGCTGCTAATTCTGACGTTAGCCAAGCATATGAGCAACGAATTCAGAGCCTTGAACAAAGAATTGAGGAGCTGGAGAATCAAATCAAGGGTGTTGGAGAGGACAAATCTGAGGTTACTGAACTAGCTCCAGAGGAAATCAGTCCTCAGCCAATCCAACCCACCGGCAACGAAAAGCTTTTGCCTGATATAAGTATCATTGTTGATACTCTGGGAATTACTAGCACAACGAACTTAGAGCCCAACCGCGACCAAATCCAAATTCGCGGAATTGAGCTCGGAATTCAGGGCTATCTTTACCCCCAAATTAGAGGTGACGTATTCATTACCGCTGAGGGAGAAGAACTCTCGGTTGGTGTGGAAGAAGCTTATGCGTCGTTCCTGCAAATTGGAAATACCGACCTCTCCTTGAATATCGGCAAAAAGTTCATTAATTTTGGAAAAAATAATCCTGTCCACCGTGAGAAATGGCCTTTCGTGACTCAGCCTTTTGCCATTAGAAATCTCCTAAATCCAGAGGAAGGACTCACGGGGCAGGGAGCGCAAGTAAACTACCTGCTTCCTCTTAAAGGTAATCTCTTTTGCCAGGCTGAGGTTGGCATTTGGAAGCCATCGGTGCATCATCATGAGCACGCTGAAGGCGTTGAGCACCATGAGTTAGGCATTAGAGTGCACAATCGGCTCTACACAGGCAGGCTGTGGCTTTCAAAGCCAGTGCGCGATTTTGCTGAGTTGGAAGTCGGCATGAGCATAGCAGGTGGGAAGGGTGAGGAATCCTTGGGCAACCCCAAGACCAGGCTTTATGGTATAGACCTCACTTACCGTGCATGGCCGGCTGCGCACAAACAAATACTATTACAAGCTGAGGTAGTGCGCCAGAAGAGATGGTTGCCAGAAAGGGATGGAGCACGCAATGGCTATTATTTACTTTATTCGTATAAGCTTAATAAATACAATGAAGCTGGCATTCGGTATGACTGGGCTTCACTTCCTGCTCCTGAAATAGGACACGATTCGGGTCTTTCTGCAATTTACACCAGGCGGCTTACGGAGACTAGCTACATGCGTCTTCAAGTTACGAGAGGAAGCTCAAGTAATTCAGACGACTATATATCCACATTTCTTCAATTTGTTTGGGGCCTTGGCCCACATTCTCACGATCTGCAATAGAGGAGGGATTCGATATGAAAATAAGGGTAATTTCTTTGCTCCTTTTAACAATCATGCTTGTGGTACCTTCATATGCGAAGATAAAAGTTGTTACATCTGCGTCAAACCTGGCTGATATAACTCGCAATATCGGTGGTGACTTGGTGAGCGTTACCAGCCTTGCGAGGCCTACCGAGGATATTCATTTTGTAGAACCTAGACCCAGTTTCGTTGCTAAACTAAAAGATGCCGATGTTGTCGTGGTCTACGGAATGGGTTTCGACCAGTGGATGCGGCCGTTGATTGACAACGCACGCAATAAGAAAATTGTTCAGGGAGGTCCTGGTTATGTAGATGCTTCTGTCGGCATAAAGAAGCGTGAGGTGCCAGCTGGGAAAATAGATATGTCCATGGGGGAAATTCATCCGCTAGGGAATCCTCATTATCTTCTTGACCCAGAGAATGCGAAAATTGTGGCAAGGAACATTTTAGGTGGCCTTATTCGAGTATCGCCAAAAGATGAGAACAAATTTCGAAGTAACTATAGCCGTTTTCTTAGCGAACTTGACTCGGCGATAAATAAATGGGAAGGCATTCTTCAGCCATTTAAAGGCCAACCTGTTGTAACCTATCACAAGAGTTGGATTTATTTTACCGGCCGTTTTGGCCTCGAAGATGCTGGCACAATTGAACCAAAGCCAGGAATCCCTCCTTCGCCTTCGCACGTTAGCAAGCTTATCCAGGCAATGAAACGCGAGAAAGTAAAGGTCATCATGATGGAGACATTCTATCCTCAGAAGTTTCCAAAGTTAATCGCAAAGGAGACTGGTGCTGAGATATGTGTGCTACCCTACGAGGTAGGCGCGGTCAAGGGCGCAGATTCCTATATCAAAATGATTGATTATATCGTGCACAAAATCGCCGCTGCACTAAAGTAGAGGTTCTTATGAAAGAGATAATCCGATTCAAAGATGTTGACCTTGGTTATGATGGGATACCAATACTTATCGGGCTAGACTTCGCCATAAAGGAAGGCGATTTTGTGGGCATAATAGGCCCAAACGGGGTTGGGAAAACCACACTTCTAAAGGGAATGCTAGGGATGCTTTCTCCCATTAAAGGCCAGATTATTTACAGCAAGAACATCAAGTTCGGATACGTACCCCAGCGCCAGTCTCCCGATGATGCCTTTCCACTTTCTGTCCTGGATGTTGTGCTCATGGGAAGATGGCGTCTGATTGGGTTCGGGCGTCGTGCAAAGCCCAGAGATTGGCAAGCAGCTTTGACTGCACTAGAGCAGGCTGGAGTGGGCTCCCTAGCAGATTCCCTCTTTCGAGATCTTTCAGGTGGACAAAAGCAAAGAGTTCTCATCGCTAGAGCATTGGCGAGCGAACCAAATGTTCTGATTTTGGATGAGCCAACCACTGACTTGGACGTGGCTGGACAGAGAAGCATAATGGATCTCCTAAAACGGCTACATGATGAACGAAATTTGACAGTGGTCGTAGCAAGCCATCTGCTTCATCATGTGGTTAACTATGTGGAAACTATCGGTTTTGTTGAGGAAAGCACATTTAAGCTCGAACCCATCGAAGCGGCTGTTACAGCTGAGAACCTAAGCCGTCTTTATGGTATTAAGGTGCAGGTAGGTGAAATTAACGGACACAGGTTTGTGTTTTAGCATTTTCAGTTTTCTTAAGCGGCGAGCTCGGTTTGATGTAGGAGGAAAAGCAGGTGGAAATTTTCACAGACAATATTCTTAGAATGCCGTTAATTGCTCTGGTATTGACAGGCCTTATGTGCGGCTACCTTGGAATATTTGTTATTCTGAAAAGGGTGGTGTTCCTAGGGGCCGCATTAGCAGAAGTAAGTTCTGCGGGAATTGCTGCTGCTTTGCTTTTAGGACTAAATCCGGTTATTGGCTCATTGGCTTTTGTGCTTGGCGGAGTAGGAATATTTAGCATAAGGGCGAGGCGTGGTGTTCCCCAGGAGGCGGGTGTTGGTATAGGTTATGCACTAGCCGGCGCACTTGGGGTTTTGCTTATTCATTTAGGTTCGGGCGAGGCGCACATGCTAGATATTTTGACTGGATGCATTATTGGTGTTGATGTTGCGGATGTGTGGTTAATGCTTGGAGTATTCCTTGCCATTGGAGTAATCCATTGGCTATGTTTTAAGGAGTTCATTTTCACCTCGTTTGACCCAGAAACAGCTGCGTCGCAGGGTATCAAGGTGAGATTATTTGATGTGATTATATTCTTAACCCTTGGCGTGGCTGTGGCAGTTAGCCTAAGGTCAGTAGGCACGTTGGTAACTTTTGCTTTTCTGGTAATCCCAGGGGCGGCCGCGCTTGCTTTGGCTAGGAGAATGAAAACGGCCATCCTTATAGCGCCAATCCACGCTTTTATTCCAGCTGTACTTGGATATTACTTGTCTTACCGGTTTGATTTGCCTACCGGTGCAACCGTAACCGCAGTCATGATTGTTTTGCTGCTAATACCTGCTTTATTGGTGAAGTCAAAGCAATATTTGCCCCTTCTTGGAGCAAGTTCAAGTTAATGTTTTGAAGTCGTTTTTGGAGGAGAACCTAGCTTTTTAGAAAAGGAGGCATAGAAAAACAAGACTTAAAGTTAAAACGCAATTAATTACAATATGTCGCAATTGAAAGCGTCAAACTTGCTATTTCCCAATCTGTGCCGAGTTCCATTGTCTGTTTGTCGGCGGTTTCCGCGCCAGCTTTAAGCGCTTAAGTGAACCTTTTGAGGTTATTAAAGTATTTAAGAAAGCAACTGTACTGCATTCTTCCAAGCAATAAGCTCTTTTTCTTCATCAGTGATAGGGAGCGACAGAAGTCTATCCATTTGGGGCTTCGGGTGGCCGCAAGGAGAGTCACTGCCGAAGAGTATCTTCTCTGCGCCATGCATGCGGATATATTTAACCATCTGGTCGTCCGGCATATCCTTGGGGAAGCAATATGACACATCGAAGTAGACATCGGTTCCAAGAAGGTGTTTCTCAACTTCATTCCACATTTTGTATCCGCCCATGTGAGCGCAAACCATCCTGAGTCTGGGAAACATCCGCCGAACATGACCAAGTGCTTCAGGGGTGGCAAGCACCTCCAAGCTATCCACGATTTCGCCACCGGCATGGAAATACATTATGAAATTCTCCTGAGCGGCCTGGTAGATTGGAATCATGCGTTTGTCATCCGGTCGAAACCCCTGCCAGTTTCCATGCAGTTTGATTCCTTTAATTCCAAGCTTGCGCATCCGGCAGAGTTCGGCTTCGGGATTTGGGAAGTCAGGGTGTATTGCGCCGAATGGAACCAGCCGTTCGCTTTTAACCTCTGCCAGCCAGTTATTGATTGATGGCACCTGTGACGGCTTTGTTGCGACGCATTGGATGAACGAGGCTTGTATTCCCATTTCATCCATTTGGCGGATTAAGCCGGCTATTGTGCCATTGAAGGACGGTTGGAGTTTATAGGCTTCTGCAAGGTTTGCAACGGCCTTTTCAGCAAGAGAATCTGGAAAACAGTGAACGTGACAGTCTATAAATTTCATTCCGTAATCCTTCTTTCCGAAACGGCAAGCTGTTGGCGCGAGTGCATTTCGATTTTAAGGATATTCGAAGTTCGTTTTACAATCCGATGGTTACATTCCTTAGCTGGAGACCAAAGCCAATTAGCGGCTAAGTAAGACTTGTGAAATGGCTCGGCCATTGTTTTTCATCTGAAAGAAGCCGTTTTACCCCAGGAGGTTGCAATAATCATAATGATTACTTCGGTATTTTTCGAACTTTTCCCTTTATACCTCCGAACCGCATATTTAGTAGAAGAAAACTGTTAAAACTTTTGCTAAAAGAGAAATCTAACATCAACATGAGTTACTGCATCTGCTATAATTGGATAAAAATGCTCGACAGTTGATTCAACTGCCGAAGTAGAAAGGAACGCTTAGAATGCAGCGCAGAGTTCTCTTTACCCCAATCATCATCTTTTTATTGATTGTTCTTCCAATTTCATCTTATGCTTGGAAGTTCGTCTCCATGGCGGATAGTCGGGGTGGCGATAATGGTGTAAACATGAAAGTGTTTTCGGCAATAATTGACCGGGTTAATGCTGAAAACCCTGATTTAGTCATTTTCCAAGGCGATGCGGTTAGCGGTTCAAAAAATCCAAAGGTGCTAAGTTCCCAGATGGATACATGGCTTTCTGTTATGAAAAAGCTAAAATGCCGCTGGTACTACGTCCCCGGCAACCATGAAATCCGCTCAGCCGCCTGTGAAGATGTTCTGCGAAAGAAAATTGACCAGCCGCTCAATGGCCCGCCAGGGCACAAGGAATTGGTTTTTTCATTTGACCACAAGAATGCCCATTTCGTTGGACTGAACAGCTATCATCCTGGGGAAACCCACCGCGTTCAGATTGAATGGCTTGCGCAGGACCTAAAGTCGACAAATAAACCTCATATTTTTGTAATGGCGCACGACCCAGCATACCCAGTAGGTCCGCATGTCAAAAGCTCACTAGATGCACATCCTGATGAGCGCGATGCATTCTGGAAGCTGATGGAAAAGGCGGGCGTTAGGATATATTTCTGTGGCCATGAGCACCTGTATAAGCGATCGCGCCATGGAAACATCTTTCAAGTGATAAATGGCACGTGCGGAGCGCCAATTTATAAAGGTAGGGATGCCATTAGCAAGTATCATTATGTGGTAGTTGAGGTTGATGGCGCAAAGGTTCGATGTGAGGCGAAGGATATGGGAGGTAAAACATTTGATTCGTGGGAGTATTCCGTGGCAATTGCAAGCGGCTCGGAAGCTAGCGGATCTTCGTGCCAGCCCTAAGTAATTTTTCTGAAGTAAGGCTAGCGAAATATACAAGCCCCACTGGACGAGCGTCTAAGTGTATGATATAGTGTTTGCACAAACATTCAGCCGCAGGTAAAAATATACTTAACTCTATTGGCTGGTTTATTCTAAGCCAAAATTTATAATGCGGGGAGCCCACAGCCCCGTCACCATTGGCGAGGTTCATGCTGCTATCGGAAACGGAGCATGAGCAGTTGAACGGAAAAAAATGGGAAAAAGGGAAAATAACCATTTTTCTTTTTCCACTTTATCCCATGGGGTGAAGGCATTGCAATACAAAGTGCAGAGCGCACTGCTTCTGTTAATAATT includes these proteins:
- a CDS encoding metal ABC transporter substrate-binding protein, whose amino-acid sequence is MKIRVISLLLLTIMLVVPSYAKIKVVTSASNLADITRNIGGDLVSVTSLARPTEDIHFVEPRPSFVAKLKDADVVVVYGMGFDQWMRPLIDNARNKKIVQGGPGYVDASVGIKKREVPAGKIDMSMGEIHPLGNPHYLLDPENAKIVARNILGGLIRVSPKDENKFRSNYSRFLSELDSAINKWEGILQPFKGQPVVTYHKSWIYFTGRFGLEDAGTIEPKPGIPPSPSHVSKLIQAMKREKVKVIMMETFYPQKFPKLIAKETGAEICVLPYEVGAVKGADSYIKMIDYIVHKIAAALK
- a CDS encoding amidohydrolase family protein, whose product is MKFIDCHVHCFPDSLAEKAVANLAEAYKLQPSFNGTIAGLIRQMDEMGIQASFIQCVATKPSQVPSINNWLAEVKSERLVPFGAIHPDFPNPEAELCRMRKLGIKGIKLHGNWQGFRPDDKRMIPIYQAAQENFIMYFHAGGEIVDSLEVLATPEALGHVRRMFPRLRMVCAHMGGYKMWNEVEKHLLGTDVYFDVSYCFPKDMPDDQMVKYIRMHGAEKILFGSDSPCGHPKPQMDRLLSLPITDEEKELIAWKNAVQLLS
- a CDS encoding peptidase MA family metallohydrolase, with the protein product MAKIGEQWHSVLSKKLDFDPGGVIPVYLYPNRRAFADAIGAKPDESVVGMAHTRTLKVRIDASNTLARIESIVPHELVHVFLSRRLKAFTPRMPLWMHEGLAKYLTGDWSPGDAELLREIGTSGRIIPLNRISHVFPQDEKQRAIAYVESYSIVSFMAKKYGPECIPDFLAELSAGNPFPTALEYSIGVRPEKLEEEWRQYLWDEYGLDRWIRFGSATVSFLMAFFAILAFRARRLMKRRKVAELEEEFHEEYK
- a CDS encoding metal ABC transporter ATP-binding protein: MKEIIRFKDVDLGYDGIPILIGLDFAIKEGDFVGIIGPNGVGKTTLLKGMLGMLSPIKGQIIYSKNIKFGYVPQRQSPDDAFPLSVLDVVLMGRWRLIGFGRRAKPRDWQAALTALEQAGVGSLADSLFRDLSGGQKQRVLIARALASEPNVLILDEPTTDLDVAGQRSIMDLLKRLHDERNLTVVVASHLLHHVVNYVETIGFVEESTFKLEPIEAAVTAENLSRLYGIKVQVGEINGHRFVF
- a CDS encoding metal ABC transporter permease, which codes for MEIFTDNILRMPLIALVLTGLMCGYLGIFVILKRVVFLGAALAEVSSAGIAAALLLGLNPVIGSLAFVLGGVGIFSIRARRGVPQEAGVGIGYALAGALGVLLIHLGSGEAHMLDILTGCIIGVDVADVWLMLGVFLAIGVIHWLCFKEFIFTSFDPETAASQGIKVRLFDVIIFLTLGVAVAVSLRSVGTLVTFAFLVIPGAAALALARRMKTAILIAPIHAFIPAVLGYYLSYRFDLPTGATVTAVMIVLLLIPALLVKSKQYLPLLGASSS
- a CDS encoding metallophosphoesterase, with product MQRRVLFTPIIIFLLIVLPISSYAWKFVSMADSRGGDNGVNMKVFSAIIDRVNAENPDLVIFQGDAVSGSKNPKVLSSQMDTWLSVMKKLKCRWYYVPGNHEIRSAACEDVLRKKIDQPLNGPPGHKELVFSFDHKNAHFVGLNSYHPGETHRVQIEWLAQDLKSTNKPHIFVMAHDPAYPVGPHVKSSLDAHPDERDAFWKLMEKAGVRIYFCGHEHLYKRSRHGNIFQVINGTCGAPIYKGRDAISKYHYVVVEVDGAKVRCEAKDMGGKTFDSWEYSVAIASGSEASGSSCQP